The Vibrio navarrensis genome has a segment encoding these proteins:
- a CDS encoding cell division protein ZapA — MSNQAVDVEILGKMTRVSCPAGQEQALVAAAQDLDRRLKEMSERTKVTNETQLLTFAALNICYELNSKFSEENQQQVLLTERMEKLTASIEEALSSVKQGLHR, encoded by the coding sequence ATGAGCAACCAAGCGGTAGACGTTGAAATTCTTGGCAAAATGACCCGTGTCAGCTGTCCGGCAGGGCAAGAACAGGCATTGGTTGCCGCGGCTCAAGATCTCGATCGCCGATTGAAAGAGATGAGTGAACGTACTAAGGTAACTAATGAGACCCAATTGTTGACCTTCGCAGCACTCAACATCTGCTATGAACTCAACAGTAAGTTCAGTGAAGAGAATCAACAACAGGTACTCCTTACTGAACGGATGGAAAAATTGACCGCTTCTATTGAAGAAGCCTTAAGTAGCGTCAAGCAAGGATTGCATCGCTAA